From the Desulfovulcanus ferrireducens genome, one window contains:
- the gcvT gene encoding glycine cleavage system aminomethyltransferase GcvT: MNDLLTTPLNQWHKDNKAKMVPFAGWEMPVQYSGIMAEHKHTRAAASIFDISHMGEFIISGDQAEQALSNILTHNLKTLTPGKCRYGFMLNESGGVLDDLIVYRLEEHKFMLVVNGACIDSDFEWIKTHLPQNVTITNVSLELAKIDLQGPKSIEVLEETIPGQWRTLGYFNFRQINFNGYDLIISRTGYTGELGYEFYLPWNKAESLWTMLLENKLVEPAGLGARDTLRLEAGLPLYGQDLDQHHTPVEAGYGFMLKSEANYIGRDKVNDVREKLIPLKIPGRRSARHGDQVFYAGEKVGQVTSGSFAPSLGFCIALAYVDKEFADKNEYIIKGSRTELKAEKAELPFYKQGTARIKL, from the coding sequence ATGAACGATTTATTAACTACCCCTTTAAATCAATGGCACAAAGATAATAAAGCCAAAATGGTACCCTTTGCAGGCTGGGAAATGCCAGTCCAATACTCCGGGATAATGGCCGAACATAAACACACCCGAGCAGCTGCATCCATATTTGACATTTCCCATATGGGGGAATTTATAATCAGCGGCGACCAGGCAGAACAAGCCTTAAGCAATATTTTGACTCATAATTTAAAAACATTGACTCCGGGTAAGTGTCGTTACGGCTTTATGCTCAATGAAAGTGGCGGAGTTTTGGATGATCTCATTGTCTATCGCTTGGAAGAGCACAAGTTTATGCTCGTGGTCAACGGAGCCTGTATTGATTCTGACTTTGAGTGGATAAAGACCCATTTACCCCAAAACGTAACCATAACCAATGTTTCTCTTGAGCTGGCAAAAATTGACCTTCAGGGGCCTAAGTCCATTGAAGTTCTGGAAGAAACTATCCCGGGGCAATGGCGCACCCTTGGTTACTTTAATTTCCGACAGATTAATTTTAACGGATATGATCTTATAATCAGCCGGACCGGTTACACCGGTGAACTAGGCTACGAATTTTATCTACCCTGGAACAAGGCTGAAAGCCTCTGGACTATGCTTTTAGAAAACAAGTTAGTTGAGCCGGCTGGTTTAGGAGCAAGAGACACATTGCGCCTGGAAGCCGGCCTGCCTCTGTATGGTCAGGATCTGGATCAACATCATACACCAGTAGAAGCCGGATACGGTTTTATGCTCAAATCTGAGGCCAACTATATTGGTCGAGACAAGGTGAATGATGTCAGAGAGAAACTTATCCCTCTAAAAATCCCCGGCCGCAGGAGTGCAAGGCATGGGGATCAGGTCTTTTATGCGGGGGAAAAGGTCGGTCAGGTAACTAGCGGTTCCTTTGCGCCCTCTTTAGGTTTTTGCATCGCCCTGGCCTATGTGGATAAAGAGTTTGCTGATAAAAATGAATATATAATCAAGGGTTCTAGGACAGAACTAAAAGCAGAGAAGGCAGAGCTTCCTTTTTACAAACAGGGAACAGCCAGAATTAAATTGTAG
- a CDS encoding 16S rRNA (uracil(1498)-N(3))-methyltransferase: protein MHTFFLAPHYWKPPYLLDGQEAVHLIKVLRAKPGTTIKVLDGQGRLGLFKLEQVKKRKAYLQPVKIWTQDKPNKKLYLAIGWTKSSRRAWILEKAVELKAWKIIFWPGEFSQGRPGQTPKENWRNRLIAAAKQCQNPWLPEVLNLSGLSELIHYAQNFKQKIVLWEKCPPENIITGQDICKEEKNLVVIGPEGGLSAAEVKELTQNGFKTFSLGTSILRWETAAIVCLSLHYLELENANHLSGV from the coding sequence ATGCACACGTTCTTTCTTGCCCCCCACTACTGGAAGCCTCCATATCTTCTAGATGGACAGGAAGCTGTCCATCTAATCAAAGTCTTGCGCGCAAAACCGGGGACAACAATTAAAGTACTGGACGGTCAGGGCCGGCTCGGCTTATTCAAACTTGAACAGGTTAAAAAAAGAAAGGCGTATTTACAGCCAGTTAAAATATGGACCCAAGATAAGCCCAACAAAAAACTCTACCTGGCTATAGGCTGGACCAAGTCATCCCGCAGAGCATGGATTTTGGAAAAGGCTGTGGAGCTCAAGGCCTGGAAAATAATCTTTTGGCCAGGAGAGTTCAGCCAGGGCCGGCCCGGACAGACACCAAAGGAAAACTGGAGAAACAGGCTTATTGCCGCAGCCAAACAATGCCAAAACCCCTGGCTGCCTGAAGTTTTGAACCTATCCGGCCTTTCGGAATTAATCCATTACGCTCAAAATTTTAAACAAAAAATCGTTTTATGGGAAAAATGTCCGCCTGAAAACATTATAACCGGCCAGGATATATGCAAAGAAGAGAAAAATCTGGTAGTTATAGGCCCTGAAGGGGGATTAAGTGCAGCTGAAGTAAAAGAATTGACCCAAAATGGATTTAAGACCTTTTCCCTGGGTACATCTATCCTACGCTGGGAAACAGCCGCTATCGTCTGTCTCAGTCTACATTATCTCGAACTTGAAAACGCGAACCATCTCTCTGGTGTTTAG
- a CDS encoding PTS sugar transporter subunit IIA, translating into MIGIVLVTHGDFGVGLIEAAQMILGDVKACKSIGIDVSKPMDVILEELKDTVQALDAGKGVLILTDMFGGTPTNLSLSLLGVKKLEVITGVNLPMLLKALSSRELPLEKLAAEVKSAGRQGIVVAGEVLKRPVSNQKG; encoded by the coding sequence ATGATTGGAATCGTTTTAGTAACGCATGGCGATTTTGGTGTTGGGTTGATTGAAGCAGCCCAAATGATTTTAGGAGACGTGAAAGCCTGCAAAAGTATTGGCATTGACGTCTCCAAACCTATGGATGTTATCCTTGAAGAGTTAAAAGACACTGTCCAGGCTTTGGATGCTGGTAAGGGAGTATTGATTTTAACTGATATGTTTGGTGGCACTCCGACCAATCTAAGCCTTTCTCTTTTGGGGGTAAAAAAGTTAGAAGTCATTACAGGGGTCAATTTGCCTATGCTCTTAAAGGCTTTGAGTAGCAGGGAGCTTCCCTTGGAGAAATTGGCTGCAGAGGTTAAATCAGCTGGTAGACAGGGGATTGTTGTTGCCGGAGAAGTATTGAAAAGGCCTGTGAGTAACCAAAAAGGTTGA
- a CDS encoding PTS sugar transporter subunit IIB — protein MLWVRIDNRLVHGQVIETWLPYTKARVMIVVNDDLAADPLRQEIVKLAIPQEVEIIFSSIEDSLAYVKNRFESQEGSVFILFATCEDARMAYEKGLDFDSLNVGNLHYGPGKKQVCAHIALSQEDISCLKFFTKKGVKLDFRCVPHKPVQVSEW, from the coding sequence ATGCTTTGGGTGCGTATAGATAATCGTCTGGTACATGGTCAGGTTATTGAAACTTGGCTTCCATATACTAAGGCCAGGGTTATGATAGTGGTAAATGATGATTTGGCAGCTGATCCTTTGCGACAAGAAATAGTGAAATTGGCTATCCCACAGGAAGTGGAAATTATTTTTTCGTCTATTGAGGATTCTTTAGCTTACGTGAAAAATAGGTTTGAGAGCCAGGAAGGATCGGTTTTTATTTTATTTGCTACCTGTGAAGACGCACGCATGGCCTATGAAAAAGGCCTAGATTTTGACTCCTTAAATGTTGGAAATCTCCACTATGGACCAGGTAAGAAACAGGTCTGTGCGCATATTGCCTTGAGCCAGGAAGATATCTCTTGCTTGAAGTTTTTTACCAAAAAGGGAGTTAAACTTGATTTTCGCTGCGTACCGCATAAACCTGTGCAGGTGAGTGAATGGTAG
- a CDS encoding PTS sugar transporter subunit IIA, which yields MKLVHYLDEDLIIPSLTARTKSEVLAELISPLAAKFTFIDKAHVHEVLLDREKLGTTGIGDGVAIPHGKLEDLEDVLLVAGRSLEGVDFDALDHKPVHIFFMLLAPEKSAGKHLKVLAFVSRLLQDVTFKESFLGAKDKQELWSFLSSV from the coding sequence ATGAAGTTAGTTCATTACTTAGATGAGGACTTAATCATTCCAAGCCTTACAGCCAGGACTAAATCTGAGGTCCTGGCTGAACTTATATCTCCATTGGCGGCCAAATTTACTTTTATTGATAAAGCTCATGTACATGAAGTCTTACTTGACCGAGAGAAATTGGGCACCACGGGGATAGGAGACGGGGTTGCTATTCCCCACGGCAAACTGGAAGATCTCGAGGATGTACTTTTGGTTGCCGGTCGAAGTCTTGAAGGGGTTGACTTTGATGCCCTAGACCATAAACCAGTACATATCTTTTTTATGTTACTTGCTCCGGAAAAGAGCGCAGGCAAGCATCTTAAGGTTCTGGCTTTTGTGTCCAGACTTCTTCAGGACGTCACTTTTAAGGAGTCTTTTTTAGGAGCAAAGGACAAGCAGGAGCTATGGAGTTTTTTAAGTTCTGTTTAA
- the rapZ gene encoding RNase adapter RapZ: MSKNRNFPIIIITGLSGAGKSTVLKVFEDLGFFSIDGLPVSLVRSLIDLFVKENPKDYRGLALGMDLRQQDFIQQWATVRDSLQKDCPAWQSHMLIFLEASIPVLVRRYATTRRPHPLAGQNLGLEDALKKEKSILEPLRQDADLVIDTSSYSIHDLRRAIQEKWECLEQSCSGMRVHLISFGFKYGVPLEADMVFDLRFLPNPYFQPELRPLSGKEQVVAEFVLRRDPAPFFMDQFKSFLGFVVPLYAQEGRYRLTLAMGCTGGRHRSVAVTEEIYKFLEDKGFMVSIEHRHLELG, encoded by the coding sequence TTGTCAAAAAATAGAAATTTTCCAATTATAATTATTACCGGTTTATCAGGGGCAGGGAAGAGTACAGTTTTAAAGGTTTTCGAAGACCTCGGATTTTTTAGTATTGACGGTCTGCCTGTCAGCCTGGTTCGATCATTAATCGACCTCTTTGTTAAAGAAAATCCCAAGGATTACCGAGGGCTGGCATTAGGCATGGATTTGCGTCAGCAGGATTTTATCCAGCAGTGGGCAACGGTCAGGGATAGCTTGCAAAAAGATTGTCCTGCCTGGCAGTCGCATATGCTAATTTTTTTAGAAGCATCTATTCCGGTTCTCGTTCGTCGCTATGCCACTACCAGACGGCCACATCCGCTGGCGGGGCAAAATCTAGGCTTGGAAGATGCTTTGAAAAAAGAAAAGAGCATTTTAGAGCCATTGCGCCAGGATGCTGACCTTGTTATTGATACTTCCAGTTACTCCATTCACGATTTAAGGCGCGCTATCCAGGAAAAGTGGGAATGTCTGGAGCAGTCATGTTCAGGAATGAGAGTCCATCTGATCTCATTTGGATTCAAATATGGGGTACCTTTGGAAGCAGACATGGTATTTGATCTCCGCTTTTTACCCAATCCTTATTTTCAACCAGAACTGCGTCCATTGTCCGGGAAGGAGCAGGTCGTGGCAGAGTTTGTTTTGCGACGGGATCCGGCTCCTTTCTTTATGGATCAGTTCAAGTCGTTTTTGGGCTTTGTTGTTCCCTTATATGCCCAGGAAGGTCGATACAGGCTAACTTTGGCCATGGGTTGTACCGGGGGCAGACATCGTTCTGTGGCTGTCACAGAAGAAATATATAAGTTTTTAGAAGACAAGGGCTTTATGGTGTCGATTGAACATCGGCATCTGGAGCTGGGTTAA